One Mycolicibacterium doricum genomic window, TGGCGCGGACGATCTCACCGGTGGTGCGCGCGGCCCGCGTGGGAACGTCGTTCGACTGGCCCGCGGCGACGCGGCGGGCGACCTCGTCTTCGGTCAGCCCGGCGACGGTTACGGCCGGAGCCGCCGTCATCGCGGCACTCGGCTCTTCGCGCAAGCGCTCATCGCGGCACTCGGCTCTTCGCGCAAGCGCTCATCGCGGCACTCGGCTCTTCGCGCAAGCGCTCATCGCGGCACTCGGCTCTTCGCGCAAGCGCTCATCGCGCGAAGACCCCGTTGCGTTCCTGGTCGAAGTACTCCAGCGTCAGCCGGTTCCCGTCGAAGGTCGCCTTGGAGACCGACCCCGGCGGGGAGTTCTCGGTGACGAAGCTGAATGTGAACACGTTGCCGTCCCAATGCGTCAGCGGCCAGACCTCACCGCGCGGCCCCACCCGCAGACCGAGCGTGCCGCCCGCCTCGGTGACCTCCGCGGGGCCCCAGAAGCCGTTGTTGTAGGTGCCTGCGTAGGACGGAAGCGGTGCCGGCGGAACGGGATCGGCGGGCGCCTCCTGACCGACGAGCGACCCGACCGGCTTCTCCATGTCGGCGAACACCTTGTTGTAGAGGCCGAACCAGTCCTGACGCACCTCTCCGAACTGCACGAGGTCGGCGAACTGCGCGGTCAGCGCTTCGGGGACGCCCGCCGGGGTGGCATTGGTCAGCGCGACGATCGCCACGTCCGCGGACGGCAGGAACAGCGCGTTGGACCCCGCCCCGAGCTCGAAGGCGCCCGAATGGCTGAATTCGACGCGCGCGGCCGACGTGGTGCCGACGTTGAAGCCGAATCCGTAGAAGCCGGTGCGCATCGCCGGTTCGCTGGCCGGGCTCGAGACGCTCTGCGGTGTGACGGCGGGCAGCAGCGCATCGGGCTCGACGAGCTGCTGACCGCCGGCTTTACCGTCCGCGAGCACCATGGCCAGCCACTTGGCGAGGTCGTTGACCGACGAGCTCACCCCGCCTGCGGGGCTCTGCGGGTCGGGGTTGCGGACGTAGCGCGGCTCGTAGCGGCCGTCGACGTGGATGTGGCCGACCGCGCGGTCGGCGCGCTTCTCGTAGTCGGCGAAACGCGAACTCGTCGACCTCATCCCCAGCGGCCGGTACAGCACCTCCTCGGCCAACGTCTCCCACGGTGTGCCAGCACTGGTGGCGACCGCCTCCGCGGCGGAGGTGACCCCGAAGTTGGTGTAGGCGTAGGAGTCGCGAAACGGCGCCAGCGGAAGCTCGCGCAACCGCTCGAGGATGGCGCGGCGATCGTAGCCGACGTCTTCGAGCAAATCGCCGGCATGATCGGGCAGCCCGGAGCGGTGCGAGTACATGTCTCCGACGGTGACCATCTGGGTCAACGTGGGGTCCGACAGTGCAAACCAGGGCAGTTTCGACACGATCGGGGTGTCCCAGCCGATAGCTCCCTCGCTGACTTGACGCGCGACGACCGTAGCGCCCAGCGGCTTGGACAGCGACGCGATCTGGAACACCGTATCCGGGTCCACTTTTGCGCCGGTATTTACGTCGGTGACACCGAATCCCTTGGCGTACAAGGTCGTTCCGCCGTGGACAACGGCCACGGCCATTCCGGGGATCCCCGTCTTGGCCAGCATGTCCTCGGCCATCCCGTCGAGTTGCGCGACCGCCTTGTCCACGGCGCCGTCCGGCAGCGGCATGGCGGGTACGAGTGGCGGTGGCACGTCGGACTGCGGCGTGGCCGGTGGCGGCTGCGCCGACTGCGGCTCCTCCGTCGACGCCGAGTCGCATCCCGCGACCAGGGTAAGCGTCGCGGCGAGGGCGACGAACGGCAGAAGTCGGCGCTTCACAGCCTGCACGCTAGCCGCTCAGAGCTGCCACCACCGGTCTATCGGCGGTGACGCGCCACGCTCGACGCGCTGCCCCGGTCTGGGCACCACGACACTGACGCCAGCCGGACCGGCCGTCGACAGCAACCGCTCGACGGGTTCGGCCCAGGGGTGCGGCGCCAGCCGGAAGGTGCCCCAGTGGATGGGCAGCAGCACGCCACCGCCCGCATCCGTCATGTCCTGGTGCGCGCGGACGGCTTCCTCGGGGTTCATGTGGATGCCGGGCCAGGCCGGGTGGTAGGCGCCGACGGGTAACAGCGTCAAGTCGAACGGTCCATATTGCGAACCGATCCCGCTGAAGCTGGCGGTGTAACCGGTGTCCCCGCCGAAGAACGTGCGGTGCTTCGGACCGGCGATCACCCACGACGCCCACAGCGTGGTGTTGCGGCTGAACAGCCGACCGGAGAAGTGCCGGGCCGGGGTGCACACCAGCGTCAGTTCGCCGATGCGGTGACTCTCGTTCCAGTCGAGTTCGACGATCCGGCCCTCGGATATCCCCCACTTGCGCAGGTGCGCACCCACCCCGAGCGGTACGACGAACGGCGCGCGTTGACTGCGCGCCAGCCCGAGGATCGTGTCGACGTCGAGGTGGTCGTAGTGGTCGTGGCTCACCAGCACGGCGTCCACGGCGGGCAGTTGTTCCAAGGAGACCGGCGGCTCGTGGAGGCGGTGTGGACCGACGGTGCGCGACGGAGAGCAGCGCCTGCTCCAGATCGGGTCGGTGAGCACGCGGTAGCCGTCGACCTCGACAAGTGTCGTCGAGTGCCCGTGCCAGTAGACCGCCAGACCCGACGCCTCCGCGTCAGGAGCCGCCGGTGTCACGACCGGGATCGGCCCACCGGGCCTGCCGCTGTCGCGTCCGGTGAGCAGTTCACGAGTGAGGAGCCGGCGTTGTTCGGCGCCCAAGCTTATGGTGGCGGCCGGTTCGAGGTTCACGAACGCCGCGCCGCGGTAGTTAGCGGAGCGTTTGGCGACCGGGTAGATCTCGGCGGGCGTTGCGCCCAGCGCGGCGGGCGTGCCCTGCAGCGCCCGCAGCACCCAGCCGCCGGCCAGCACGGAGGCCGTACCGAAGCCGAACCGCAGCGCCGCACCCAACATGTCAGGCTCCCTGGAACCTCGGTGGCCGCTTC contains:
- a CDS encoding serine hydrolase, which codes for MQAVKRRLLPFVALAATLTLVAGCDSASTEEPQSAQPPPATPQSDVPPPLVPAMPLPDGAVDKAVAQLDGMAEDMLAKTGIPGMAVAVVHGGTTLYAKGFGVTDVNTGAKVDPDTVFQIASLSKPLGATVVARQVSEGAIGWDTPIVSKLPWFALSDPTLTQMVTVGDMYSHRSGLPDHAGDLLEDVGYDRRAILERLRELPLAPFRDSYAYTNFGVTSAAEAVATSAGTPWETLAEEVLYRPLGMRSTSSRFADYEKRADRAVGHIHVDGRYEPRYVRNPDPQSPAGGVSSSVNDLAKWLAMVLADGKAGGQQLVEPDALLPAVTPQSVSSPASEPAMRTGFYGFGFNVGTTSAARVEFSHSGAFELGAGSNALFLPSADVAIVALTNATPAGVPEALTAQFADLVQFGEVRQDWFGLYNKVFADMEKPVGSLVGQEAPADPVPPAPLPSYAGTYNNGFWGPAEVTEAGGTLGLRVGPRGEVWPLTHWDGNVFTFSFVTENSPPGSVSKATFDGNRLTLEYFDQERNGVFAR
- a CDS encoding MBL fold metallo-hydrolase → MLGAALRFGFGTASVLAGGWVLRALQGTPAALGATPAEIYPVAKRSANYRGAAFVNLEPAATISLGAEQRRLLTRELLTGRDSGRPGGPIPVVTPAAPDAEASGLAVYWHGHSTTLVEVDGYRVLTDPIWSRRCSPSRTVGPHRLHEPPVSLEQLPAVDAVLVSHDHYDHLDVDTILGLARSQRAPFVVPLGVGAHLRKWGISEGRIVELDWNESHRIGELTLVCTPARHFSGRLFSRNTTLWASWVIAGPKHRTFFGGDTGYTASFSGIGSQYGPFDLTLLPVGAYHPAWPGIHMNPEEAVRAHQDMTDAGGGVLLPIHWGTFRLAPHPWAEPVERLLSTAGPAGVSVVVPRPGQRVERGASPPIDRWWQL